A single genomic interval of Sphingobium sp. EM0848 harbors:
- a CDS encoding adenylosuccinate synthetase: MRALAVIGANYGDEGKGRTVDWLAARHGPDAVVVRSNGGAQAGHTVVTETQKRHVFHHIGSGTLHGAQTHLSRFMVSHPILFAEEKAALTGLGVLSAVTADPRGYVTTPWDMMVNQAVEVARGGGRHGSCGLGFGETVGRCEATGFTLTVADLHAGDLAAKLRAIREQWLPQRLAALGLDPAAPSLAFAASGQLMDRFLDQCRAFAHSVEIRHDAGIAGGGTIIFEAAQGLLLDQNAQGFPFLTRSNTGLANMLAIAEEAGIEVIDPIYVTRCYLTRHGRGSMEDERAINRWFAVEDATNRPNPWQESLRFGLIDPVRLCARIAADVVLARGGVMVRPSIAVTCLDQGRGRSAWLDGGDVRIGSVQDLRESFEEKTGLACAATFSSAVNEVCQADQPIIPS; the protein is encoded by the coding sequence ATGCGTGCTCTGGCTGTGATTGGAGCCAATTATGGCGACGAGGGCAAGGGGCGGACGGTCGACTGGCTGGCCGCCCGCCATGGTCCCGACGCTGTCGTGGTCCGCAGCAATGGGGGAGCCCAGGCGGGGCATACGGTGGTCACCGAGACTCAGAAGCGCCATGTTTTTCACCATATCGGATCGGGGACATTGCACGGCGCGCAAACCCATTTGTCGCGCTTCATGGTGTCGCACCCGATCCTCTTTGCTGAGGAGAAGGCGGCGCTGACGGGACTCGGTGTCCTATCGGCTGTCACGGCCGACCCCCGCGGCTATGTCACCACACCCTGGGACATGATGGTGAACCAGGCCGTGGAAGTAGCGCGGGGTGGCGGGAGGCATGGCAGCTGCGGACTTGGCTTTGGAGAAACGGTCGGGCGTTGCGAGGCGACGGGCTTCACCCTGACGGTTGCCGATCTACACGCTGGCGATTTGGCGGCGAAGCTGCGGGCGATCCGCGAGCAATGGTTGCCACAGCGGCTTGCCGCGCTGGGCCTTGACCCTGCGGCGCCATCGCTTGCATTCGCTGCCTCTGGCCAGTTGATGGACCGCTTCCTTGACCAATGTCGCGCCTTTGCGCACTCCGTGGAAATCCGGCACGATGCCGGAATCGCCGGCGGTGGAACGATCATATTCGAAGCGGCTCAGGGGCTGCTGCTGGATCAGAATGCGCAGGGTTTTCCTTTTCTCACCCGTTCGAACACCGGTCTGGCCAATATGCTGGCGATTGCCGAAGAGGCAGGGATTGAGGTGATTGATCCCATCTATGTGACGCGATGCTATCTGACGCGTCACGGTCGTGGGAGCATGGAGGATGAGCGTGCGATTAATCGCTGGTTTGCGGTAGAGGATGCCACCAACCGCCCCAATCCATGGCAGGAGTCCTTGCGTTTCGGCCTGATTGATCCGGTTCGATTGTGCGCGCGGATCGCGGCGGATGTCGTGTTGGCCAGAGGAGGCGTGATGGTGCGGCCATCGATTGCCGTGACCTGCCTTGATCAGGGAAGGGGACGGTCTGCGTGGCTTGACGGTGGTGATGTGCGGATCGGCTCCGTTCAAGACCTGAGAGAGAGTTTTGAGGAGAAGACAGGGCTGGCCTGCGCCGCAACATTTTCCTCTGCCGTTAACGAAGTGTGTCAGGCTGACCAGCCAATAATCCCATCATAG
- a CDS encoding NUDIX hydrolase: MSHRTSPSFGNPCRIANNIHFAFYLIRCNVQFMSKPFEKPILSVDIVPLTLSEGRLCVLRAIRAAEPFAGRAALIGGYVHVDEDAHLGETARRVLATKAGLTNLYVEQLSTFSGASRDPRGWSASVAYFSLSPVAILLPALEIDSLELQPVDEAGGMPFDHDLILASAVERLRGKGAYSDLPARFLGPEFTLAELHRVYEIVLDEKLNIDAFRRKVMERDFLADTGQRRREPGANRPSLLYQLKQGYTLFDRRI; the protein is encoded by the coding sequence ATGTCCCATCGAACGTCTCCCTCATTTGGCAATCCTTGCCGAATCGCCAATAACATTCATTTTGCATTTTATTTAATAAGATGCAATGTGCAGTTTATGAGTAAGCCGTTCGAAAAGCCGATATTGAGCGTTGATATCGTACCCCTGACCCTTAGCGAGGGGCGCCTGTGCGTGCTCCGCGCAATCCGCGCCGCAGAACCCTTCGCCGGACGTGCGGCCTTGATCGGCGGCTATGTTCATGTCGATGAAGACGCGCATCTTGGCGAAACGGCTCGACGGGTACTGGCCACGAAAGCCGGTCTGACGAACCTCTATGTCGAACAGCTCTCCACCTTCTCCGGAGCCAGCAGGGATCCGCGTGGATGGTCAGCCAGCGTGGCCTATTTCTCGCTTTCACCGGTCGCGATCCTCTTGCCCGCCCTGGAGATTGATAGCCTCGAGCTGCAACCGGTGGACGAAGCAGGCGGCATGCCCTTCGACCATGATCTCATATTGGCGTCAGCGGTTGAACGTCTCCGCGGCAAAGGCGCCTATTCCGATCTGCCGGCACGTTTCCTCGGACCGGAGTTCACGCTTGCCGAACTGCATCGGGTTTATGAAATCGTGCTGGACGAAAAGCTTAATATCGACGCTTTCCGACGGAAGGTCATGGAGCGTGATTTCCTGGCAGATACGGGCCAGAGACGCCGCGAACCGGGAGCGAACCGCCCATCGCTCCTGTATCAGCTCAAGCAGGGATATACGCTCTTCGATCGACGAATTTGA
- a CDS encoding TonB-dependent receptor — MNSLSFLPIRRTLLTGAALLALTASPVHAEEDAAGGEIIVTAQKREQRLIDVPSTVNVLSPAALREAGVKDLIDASRLTPGVVVSPQISGGRTIQTFTIRGIGYDDFRPNGNPSAAVSIDGAYQGSAALVGGQMFDIERVEILKGPQGTLYGQNTTAGAVNIISRQPTDEWQGEAHAEYGRFNSWRAEAGVGGRLAEGVKLRIAGVYDSTDGFMTNIGTHGVTGSTNPAVPALADPGVNNKANRSEYYGGRAILLLEPTDRTSVTFNTHGFKESGAVQFFERTATVRGFAPLAPFTTDSAIEPSLEKTSYGTSLTFNQKVGDDMQLVAIFGWEKLKQRYAAAGDVVPTRIGDTIYRDNVEQGTAEIRLQNATPGRFDWVVGANAYKDKVRLRSTLDLSDIILSVLSADYTQRRRSVAGFADGSIKLGDHWKIGAGLRYTHDESTFNGVTADLNPYGISIAQAVFGPMPFAFDRDFADNSLSGRLNVSYEISPSATTYVSVSRGFKAGGFDGSTSFTMPETDPFKSERVWTYEAGIKFLPQGGPVQIDASIYYNDFNNLQASLNKLIKGLPSNIRTNVGSARTFGFEANVTVRPVTGLEIQAGVSLLDSKILEMWSDSAVERARRIGNDLPFAPKMTLTGAVRYDLPLGNGMTLTPSVNGRFIDDYYTELDNYQPIRGYFLGNAQMELALGNGATVAGWVRNFTNVRYATALYVAPPTYSQMSGSPRTYGVSLGYRF, encoded by the coding sequence ATGAACAGCCTTTCTTTCCTTCCCATACGGCGCACTCTCCTCACCGGCGCGGCCTTGCTTGCGCTCACGGCTTCGCCCGTCCATGCCGAAGAGGACGCCGCGGGCGGCGAAATCATCGTCACCGCACAGAAGCGCGAACAGCGACTGATCGACGTTCCCTCAACCGTCAATGTCCTCAGCCCCGCCGCGCTGCGTGAGGCGGGCGTCAAGGATCTGATCGACGCCTCGCGCCTGACCCCCGGCGTGGTCGTGTCGCCGCAGATTTCGGGCGGGCGCACCATCCAGACCTTCACCATCCGCGGCATCGGCTATGACGATTTCCGCCCCAACGGCAACCCGTCTGCGGCCGTCAGCATCGACGGCGCCTATCAGGGATCGGCGGCGCTGGTCGGCGGCCAGATGTTCGATATCGAACGGGTCGAAATCCTCAAAGGCCCGCAGGGTACGCTATACGGCCAGAACACCACGGCGGGCGCGGTCAACATCATCTCCCGCCAACCAACGGATGAATGGCAAGGCGAAGCCCATGCCGAATATGGCCGGTTCAACAGTTGGCGGGCGGAAGCTGGCGTGGGTGGCCGTCTGGCAGAGGGCGTCAAGCTGCGTATCGCGGGTGTTTATGACAGCACCGACGGCTTCATGACCAATATCGGAACGCATGGTGTCACCGGATCAACCAATCCCGCCGTGCCCGCGCTCGCTGACCCCGGCGTCAACAACAAGGCCAATCGCTCCGAATATTATGGCGGGCGTGCCATCCTGTTGCTGGAACCTACGGACCGCACATCCGTTACCTTCAATACCCATGGATTCAAGGAATCCGGAGCCGTGCAGTTCTTCGAGCGCACCGCGACCGTCCGCGGTTTCGCCCCGCTTGCGCCCTTCACGACCGACTCCGCGATCGAACCGTCGCTCGAAAAGACCAGTTACGGCACTTCGCTGACCTTCAACCAGAAGGTGGGCGACGACATGCAACTGGTGGCCATTTTCGGCTGGGAAAAGCTGAAACAGCGCTATGCAGCGGCGGGTGACGTCGTGCCGACGCGCATCGGCGACACCATCTATCGTGATAATGTGGAGCAGGGCACCGCGGAAATCCGCCTGCAAAATGCGACGCCCGGCCGCTTCGATTGGGTCGTGGGCGCCAACGCCTACAAGGACAAGGTCCGGCTGCGCAGCACCCTTGATCTCAGTGACATCATCCTCAGCGTTCTGTCGGCGGACTATACCCAGCGCCGCCGTAGTGTCGCGGGCTTCGCTGATGGCAGCATCAAGTTGGGCGACCACTGGAAGATCGGCGCCGGCCTGCGCTACACCCATGATGAAAGCACCTTCAATGGCGTGACGGCGGATCTCAATCCCTATGGCATCAGCATCGCTCAAGCCGTTTTCGGCCCGATGCCCTTTGCCTTCGACCGCGACTTTGCCGACAACAGTCTGTCGGGGCGCCTGAATGTCAGTTATGAGATTTCGCCTTCCGCTACCACCTATGTCTCGGTCAGCCGGGGCTTCAAGGCGGGCGGCTTTGATGGATCGACCTCCTTCACCATGCCCGAAACCGACCCCTTCAAGTCGGAACGGGTATGGACCTATGAGGCAGGCATCAAGTTCCTGCCGCAAGGCGGACCGGTCCAGATCGACGCATCCATCTATTACAATGACTTCAACAATCTTCAGGCAAGCCTCAACAAGCTTATCAAGGGGCTGCCCAGCAATATCCGTACCAATGTCGGCAGCGCGCGGACTTTTGGTTTCGAAGCCAATGTGACTGTGCGGCCGGTCACGGGACTGGAAATTCAGGCCGGCGTCTCGCTGCTCGACAGCAAGATACTGGAAATGTGGTCGGATAGCGCGGTGGAGCGGGCGCGGCGTATTGGCAATGATCTGCCCTTTGCGCCGAAGATGACACTGACGGGTGCGGTCCGTTACGACCTGCCGTTGGGTAATGGCATGACCCTGACACCCTCAGTCAACGGCCGCTTCATCGATGACTATTATACGGAACTGGACAATTATCAACCGATCAGAGGCTATTTCCTTGGCAATGCGCAGATGGAACTGGCGCTGGGCAATGGTGCAACGGTAGCCGGCTGGGTGCGTAACTTCACCAATGTCCGCTACGCCACCGCGCTCTATGTCGCGCCGCCGACCTATTCGCAGATGAGCGGCTCGCCGCGCACCTATGGTGTTTCGCTGGGCTATCGTTTTTAA
- a CDS encoding MFS transporter, with the protein MASLADSLPNGAIAASSSVRPRRQAFYVLALLCLISLLGYYDRYLIAILVESIKHDLGVSDGEVGLLTGFAFAFVYSIMAVPVARYSDGGRRVLVLGVSLLIWSAMTALCGFASSFAILLVARLGVGMGEAGGIPTTHALVSDTFPARWRATALSATVVIGGIGFMIANAAGGWVADHWGWRAAFLVGAAPAPLLALLLFTTVREPAVSARQAEATPASLWRAVGTLLSRRSYALLCLGMAVATVASSAMLNWIPAFLMRSHGMTAGQVGGSYGLIMGLATIAALLLGGVLGDALSRMNPRWGIRLPALAFCLTAPMTLAFLFTHDLTVALIIAAPMNLVGTVATTPAYALVQRLAGSGNRATATALYLLIVNLFGMGLGPALAGWISDALAERFGPQSLQYALALVSCAYLAGGLLIASGARSVMRDSAAANGA; encoded by the coding sequence ATGGCCTCGCTCGCCGACTCCCTGCCCAATGGTGCCATCGCGGCATCATCTTCGGTCCGGCCGCGCAGGCAGGCCTTCTACGTCCTTGCGCTGCTGTGCCTGATCTCTCTGCTGGGCTATTATGACCGCTATCTGATCGCGATCCTGGTAGAGAGCATCAAGCATGATCTGGGCGTCAGCGATGGCGAGGTCGGTCTGCTGACCGGCTTTGCCTTCGCCTTCGTCTATTCGATCATGGCGGTGCCGGTGGCCCGCTATTCGGACGGGGGACGGCGAGTGCTTGTCCTGGGTGTCTCGCTGCTCATCTGGTCGGCGATGACGGCGTTGTGCGGTTTCGCGTCGAGCTTTGCGATCCTGCTGGTCGCCCGGCTCGGCGTCGGCATGGGGGAGGCGGGTGGCATCCCTACCACCCATGCGCTGGTGTCCGATACTTTCCCGGCACGCTGGCGGGCAACGGCGCTTTCCGCGACCGTAGTGATCGGCGGCATCGGCTTCATGATCGCCAATGCGGCAGGCGGTTGGGTGGCGGATCATTGGGGCTGGCGGGCGGCCTTTCTTGTCGGTGCTGCACCGGCGCCTTTGCTGGCCCTGCTGCTGTTCACCACCGTCCGGGAACCAGCCGTCTCCGCCCGCCAGGCGGAGGCGACCCCGGCGAGCCTGTGGCGCGCGGTCGGTACGCTGCTCTCCCGCCGGAGCTACGCGCTGCTGTGTCTGGGCATGGCGGTGGCGACGGTGGCGTCTTCGGCCATGCTGAACTGGATACCGGCTTTCCTCATGCGCAGCCATGGGATGACGGCGGGGCAGGTCGGGGGCAGCTATGGCCTGATCATGGGGCTTGCCACCATCGCCGCGCTGCTGCTGGGCGGGGTGCTGGGGGACGCGCTGTCCCGCATGAACCCGCGCTGGGGCATTCGCTTGCCGGCGCTCGCTTTCTGTCTGACCGCGCCGATGACCCTGGCCTTTCTGTTCACCCATGATCTGACCGTCGCCCTGATCATCGCCGCGCCCATGAATCTGGTCGGCACCGTTGCCACGACGCCCGCCTATGCCCTTGTCCAGCGGCTGGCCGGATCAGGCAACCGGGCCACGGCCACCGCCCTCTATCTGCTGATCGTCAATCTCTTCGGCATGGGGTTGGGGCCAGCCTTGGCCGGCTGGATCAGCGATGCGCTGGCGGAGCGATTCGGTCCGCAATCGCTCCAATATGCCCTTGCTCTTGTTTCCTGCGCCTATCTTGCCGGCGGCCTGCTGATCGCCAGTGGAGCGCGCAGCGTCATGCGGGACAGCGCCGCCGCCAACGGCGCCTGA
- a CDS encoding serine/threonine protein phosphatase → MTISTEPFSVAVICDTQNYSSYRNQREAGFPFNAREMLWDVMQYIARNARKNGGDIAFVSGLGDSWQHPSSWEPDAPHVERGVATIPNPAIEALIPASPREVLEVEIPAIRKAWEIIADELPFFLVPGNHDHDNIWSDPAFPPEPNGWIRDGMSWGLGALHVGSLDNWTAHFGSESDLFRGKPWYVASYKDGCNAAQVFEGGGYKFLHIGIEMCPQDDIIDWAQSVIDTHKGLPTIISIHEFINEKGERQSIDCFDLTRIDPERNSPQMLWDRLVAPNDQILCTLNGHFHGVMNRVDTNNFGHKVYQFLVNYQCRKQSFKTTGSDVAILDGIGDGWLRLMTFDLAGEKPTLRLRAYSTHYKAFASDLPLYTEWYGNEHPEMSDAEFVGLDECSFDLDDFRARFGMPSSQGSAERELALAGE, encoded by the coding sequence GTGACCATATCGACCGAACCGTTCAGCGTGGCCGTGATCTGCGACACGCAAAATTATTCCAGCTACCGCAACCAGCGTGAGGCTGGTTTTCCGTTCAACGCCCGCGAAATGCTGTGGGACGTCATGCAGTATATCGCCCGTAATGCGCGCAAAAATGGCGGCGATATCGCTTTCGTGTCCGGTCTTGGTGACAGCTGGCAGCATCCCAGCAGCTGGGAACCTGACGCTCCGCATGTGGAACGCGGTGTTGCCACCATCCCCAATCCGGCGATCGAGGCGCTGATCCCCGCTTCCCCGCGCGAAGTGCTGGAGGTCGAAATCCCGGCGATCCGCAAGGCCTGGGAAATCATCGCGGACGAGCTGCCCTTCTTCCTCGTCCCCGGCAATCACGACCATGACAATATCTGGAGCGATCCTGCTTTCCCGCCGGAACCCAATGGCTGGATTCGCGACGGCATGTCCTGGGGTCTGGGCGCGCTGCATGTCGGTTCCCTCGACAATTGGACTGCGCACTTCGGCAGCGAGTCCGATCTGTTCCGCGGCAAGCCCTGGTATGTCGCCTCCTACAAGGATGGCTGCAACGCCGCCCAGGTCTTCGAAGGTGGCGGCTACAAGTTCCTGCATATCGGCATCGAAATGTGCCCGCAGGACGACATTATCGACTGGGCGCAGTCCGTGATCGACACGCATAAGGGCCTGCCCACCATTATCTCGATCCACGAATTCATCAACGAGAAGGGCGAGCGTCAGTCGATCGACTGTTTCGACCTGACCCGGATCGACCCGGAACGCAACAGCCCGCAAATGCTCTGGGACAGGCTGGTCGCGCCCAATGACCAGATCCTCTGCACGCTGAACGGCCATTTCCACGGCGTGATGAACCGTGTCGACACCAACAATTTCGGCCATAAAGTCTATCAGTTCCTGGTCAATTATCAGTGTCGCAAGCAGAGCTTCAAGACGACCGGATCGGACGTGGCGATCCTGGACGGCATCGGTGACGGCTGGCTGCGCCTGATGACCTTCGATCTGGCGGGCGAGAAGCCGACGCTGCGCCTGCGTGCCTATTCGACGCATTACAAGGCCTTCGCCTCGGACCTGCCGCTCTATACCGAGTGGTATGGCAATGAGCATCCGGAGATGAGCGATGCGGAATTTGTCGGCCTCGACGAATGCAGCTTCGATCTCGATGACTTTCGCGCCCGTTTCGGCATGCCCTCGTCGCAGGGTTCGGCCGAGCGTGAGCTGGCATTGGCCGGCGAATAA
- a CDS encoding TetR/AcrR family transcriptional regulator, whose amino-acid sequence MTRPSSNKVLTADSPQAARLKDTAYAMAQDQGLAALSARSLSRETGMSPSAINYYYGNRDLLISEISAFAIETSQHWRGRRASLQETQAPEWADFDHVFTGLLQDRLSQSRMVLALLQELEHETAGGEKPAIRAALAQEMATEADFWRDLAISYGESVDAAEIWVSLALGLTGLMLSEGDAARRSPWLSAPATRLRQRLRHRPVDLIALGGPDAARLAAAAPESETTEAILGAALDVIAEKGPERLTQREVATRAGVSLAAITYFFRTKSDLISAAFSELCRQHCLTLPDGMTDAPHKSAAQMLAFRDAASLSGMKAMDALLRAAVRMPELTGTAQLIRQTRGVASIVLLRRLGLAVDHLDAYLWASMLAGRYRLIRFMPQEDQSTAIAGMTELTLKLVFDGAL is encoded by the coding sequence ATGACGCGACCGTCCTCCAACAAGGTTTTGACAGCCGACTCGCCACAGGCCGCCCGGCTGAAGGACACCGCCTATGCCATGGCGCAGGATCAGGGCCTGGCAGCGCTCAGCGCCCGTTCCCTGTCGCGGGAGACAGGGATGAGCCCCTCCGCGATCAATTATTATTATGGCAATCGTGACCTGCTGATTTCGGAGATCAGCGCCTTTGCCATCGAAACCTCGCAGCACTGGCGCGGCCGCCGCGCCAGTTTGCAGGAGACGCAGGCCCCCGAATGGGCCGATTTCGATCATGTCTTCACCGGGCTGTTGCAGGACCGGCTGAGCCAGAGCCGGATGGTTCTTGCGCTGTTGCAGGAGCTGGAACATGAAACGGCCGGCGGGGAAAAGCCGGCGATCCGCGCCGCACTGGCACAAGAAATGGCAACGGAAGCCGATTTCTGGCGCGATCTCGCGATCAGCTATGGCGAAAGCGTCGACGCCGCCGAGATCTGGGTCAGCCTGGCGCTGGGACTGACCGGACTGATGCTGTCGGAGGGCGATGCCGCCCGGCGCTCCCCCTGGCTATCCGCTCCGGCCACACGCCTGCGTCAGCGGCTACGCCATCGCCCCGTCGATCTGATCGCGCTGGGCGGCCCGGATGCGGCGCGGCTCGCCGCGGCCGCGCCGGAAAGCGAGACGACCGAAGCAATTCTGGGCGCGGCGCTCGACGTCATCGCGGAAAAAGGCCCGGAACGGCTGACCCAGCGGGAAGTGGCCACAAGGGCTGGCGTCTCGCTGGCGGCGATCACCTATTTCTTCCGCACCAAGAGCGACCTCATCAGTGCCGCCTTTTCCGAACTCTGTCGCCAACATTGTTTGACGCTACCAGATGGCATGACCGATGCGCCACATAAGTCCGCTGCGCAGATGCTGGCCTTTCGCGATGCCGCCAGCCTGTCAGGGATGAAGGCCATGGACGCGCTTCTACGTGCCGCCGTCAGGATGCCCGAACTGACCGGCACCGCACAGCTCATCCGCCAGACGCGGGGCGTGGCCTCCATTGTACTGCTCCGCAGACTGGGCCTGGCCGTCGATCATCTCGACGCCTATCTCTGGGCTTCGATGCTGGCCGGGCGCTACCGCCTGATCCGCTTCATGCCGCAAGAGGATCAATCGACAGCCATAGCCGGGATGACCGAACTGACCCTGAAGCTGGTGTTCGACGGCGCGCTTTAA
- a CDS encoding transposase yields MTSGNDIGGTRGEEDIRRVVAALVERCDRLEATNQDLLIERAADKLEIQALRDEIARLKGDPPRPRFKSKPSGMEKSTSPTPGKKRSKRRRGAVQSKLTVSRDVTLKAAVPDGSRFKGYEDVLVQDLRLEVDVIRYRREIWRGPDGKRIAAELPAGILGGFGPELRRFITAGHFQGQITSERLCSMLNGMGLAISKRQVVRLLSRGLDDLVAEDRAILATGISTAQWINVDDTSAPHARKNGYVTHLGDRRFAVFRSSFSKSRRNFLNLLQAGISHFVVNDEALAKMREMNLASEPIAVLEAHEAKHFESPEAWQAHLCALGFDKLSVTPDPTKVATEGALWGALCEQGLLGDTAIVSDGAGQFRVGSNHALCWVHAERLVHKLHPRSKKDREALELIRTLIWWFYADLKAWQKHPDPKRGRALRVRFDRIFARKTGFVMLDRQLARLYRQKNDLLRVLTRPEIPLHTNGSENDIRSFVTKRKISGGTVSEQGRIARDIMLGLIKTCAKLGVSFYQFLGDRFAVPGAPSVPWLPDLVSAAPA; encoded by the coding sequence ATGACTTCGGGCAACGACATTGGCGGTACAAGAGGCGAGGAGGATATTCGTCGGGTTGTTGCTGCGCTGGTTGAGCGTTGCGACCGTCTGGAAGCGACGAACCAGGATCTGCTGATCGAGAGGGCGGCTGACAAGCTGGAGATCCAGGCATTACGGGACGAGATTGCGCGATTGAAGGGCGATCCGCCGCGTCCCCGCTTCAAGTCGAAGCCATCGGGGATGGAGAAGTCGACGTCACCGACACCGGGGAAGAAGCGGAGCAAGCGGAGGCGTGGGGCGGTGCAATCGAAGCTCACCGTCAGCCGGGATGTGACGCTGAAAGCGGCAGTTCCTGATGGCTCACGTTTCAAGGGTTACGAAGACGTCTTGGTGCAGGATCTTCGGCTTGAAGTTGACGTCATCCGCTATCGTCGCGAGATTTGGCGGGGTCCTGATGGTAAGCGGATCGCAGCAGAGTTGCCGGCGGGCATTTTGGGAGGCTTTGGCCCCGAGCTACGGCGCTTTATCACGGCGGGTCATTTCCAAGGTCAGATCACCAGCGAACGGCTGTGCTCGATGTTGAACGGGATGGGTTTGGCCATTTCCAAACGCCAGGTCGTACGACTGCTCAGCCGTGGGCTCGACGATCTGGTTGCCGAAGATCGGGCGATTTTAGCCACGGGGATTTCCACGGCGCAATGGATCAATGTCGACGACACTTCCGCTCCGCATGCTCGCAAGAATGGGTATGTCACCCATCTTGGGGATCGGCGCTTCGCGGTGTTTCGCAGCAGCTTTTCCAAATCGCGGCGCAATTTTCTCAATCTTCTTCAGGCGGGCATCAGCCATTTTGTCGTCAACGACGAAGCGCTAGCCAAAATGCGCGAGATGAACCTCGCGTCCGAACCGATTGCCGTGCTGGAAGCCCACGAAGCCAAGCATTTTGAGAGCCCCGAGGCGTGGCAGGCGCATCTTTGCGCGCTGGGCTTTGACAAGTTGAGCGTCACGCCCGATCCCACCAAGGTCGCGACCGAAGGCGCGCTATGGGGCGCCCTTTGCGAACAAGGTCTGCTCGGCGACACAGCTATCGTCTCCGATGGCGCCGGTCAGTTCCGCGTCGGCAGCAACCATGCGTTGTGCTGGGTACATGCAGAAAGGCTGGTCCACAAACTCCATCCCCGCTCGAAGAAAGATCGTGAAGCGCTCGAACTCATCCGCACGTTGATCTGGTGGTTCTACGCCGATCTCAAAGCCTGGCAAAAGCATCCGGATCCCAAACGGGGCCGTGCCCTCAGGGTTCGTTTTGACCGGATCTTTGCCCGCAAAACCGGCTTTGTGATGCTCGATCGGCAATTGGCACGCCTCTACCGCCAGAAAAACGATCTCCTGCGCGTTCTGACACGTCCCGAAATCCCGTTGCATACCAACGGTTCGGAAAACGATATCCGCAGCTTTGTCACCAAGCGCAAAATTTCCGGTGGCACCGTTAGCGAACAAGGACGGATCGCTCGCGACATCATGCTCGGCCTGATCAAAACCTGTGCCAAGCTTGGCGTCTCCTTCTACCAATTCCTCGGTGATCGCTTCGCCGTTCCCGGCGCGCCATCCGTTCCATGGCTGCCGGACCTCGTCAGCGCCGCTCCCGCCTGA
- a CDS encoding CYTH domain-containing protein: MPVEIERKFLVVSDAWRRTADGGRLLRQAYVAHEAHASVRIRLSGERAWLTLKSGRAGIMRDEFEYEISLADAEDMLDRLCVGPVIEKTRYRVPHAGKV, translated from the coding sequence ATGCCGGTAGAGATCGAACGCAAATTCCTGGTCGTAAGCGACGCATGGCGGCGGACGGCGGATGGAGGGCGCCTCCTGCGTCAAGCCTATGTCGCGCATGAAGCGCATGCGAGCGTTCGTATCCGTCTTTCCGGCGAGCGGGCCTGGCTCACGCTGAAGAGCGGACGGGCGGGCATCATGCGGGACGAGTTCGAATATGAGATATCCTTGGCCGATGCGGAGGATATGCTCGACAGGCTGTGCGTCGGCCCGGTGATCGAGAAGACACGCTACCGCGTTCCCCACGCCGGGAAGGTGTAA
- a CDS encoding transporter encodes MNRCDADRAGTFRWLHLNLADRGTRAWIERAASLPPSVREMLLSPDTHQLSLVDGETVGCVLHDFERDFDVIDTARIGALRIALTPDLMLTTRMHPLRSADIVRQRLEHKTAVIDPARALELLVDAIADNIADISRTLSLDVQRAEDAFLEGHHPPSARDLIGIRRRLAQLHRLLSGMRNVFQRLEKDRELPAPLLPSVEQVAQRLQSLDADILGVQGQLRLLREELDIQEAQRTNQNLYILSIVTALMLPATLVTGIFGMNTGGLPFAEGPWGTWHATGLAGGAAAITYALLRWMGFMRR; translated from the coding sequence GTGAACCGGTGCGATGCCGATCGCGCCGGGACTTTCCGTTGGCTGCATCTCAATCTGGCCGATCGCGGCACCCGCGCCTGGATTGAGAGGGCGGCCAGCCTGCCTCCTTCCGTGCGGGAAATGCTGCTGTCCCCCGACACCCATCAACTCTCGCTGGTCGACGGTGAGACGGTCGGATGCGTGCTGCACGATTTCGAGCGCGATTTCGATGTGATCGACACGGCCCGCATCGGCGCGCTGCGGATCGCGCTGACGCCCGATCTGATGCTGACCACGCGGATGCACCCCTTGCGATCCGCCGATATCGTCCGCCAAAGGCTGGAGCATAAAACCGCTGTGATCGATCCCGCACGGGCACTGGAATTGCTGGTCGATGCGATCGCGGACAATATCGCTGACATCAGCCGCACGCTGAGTCTGGATGTGCAGCGGGCCGAGGACGCGTTTCTCGAAGGCCATCACCCCCCTTCCGCGCGCGACCTGATCGGCATCCGGCGCCGGCTGGCGCAGCTTCACCGGCTGCTGTCTGGCATGCGCAACGTGTTCCAGCGACTGGAGAAGGATCGGGAACTGCCCGCCCCGCTTCTGCCCAGTGTCGAGCAGGTTGCGCAGCGGCTCCAGTCGCTCGATGCTGACATATTGGGCGTGCAGGGCCAGCTTCGCCTGTTGCGGGAGGAACTGGATATTCAGGAGGCGCAGCGCACCAACCAGAATCTCTACATCCTCTCGATCGTAACCGCGCTGATGCTGCCGGCGACATTGGTGACGGGCATTTTCGGCATGAATACGGGCGGCCTGCCCTTTGCAGAAGGACCTTGGGGGACGTGGCATGCGACGGGTCTGGCGGGCGGTGCGGCCGCCATCACCTATGCGCTGCTACGCTGGATGGGCTTCATGCGACGCTGA